Proteins encoded together in one Ictidomys tridecemlineatus isolate mIctTri1 chromosome 3, mIctTri1.hap1, whole genome shotgun sequence window:
- the LOC144375637 gene encoding olfactory receptor 2T3-like, translated as MESNLSTSFILVGLFGDTPNATLLYIMTFIIFLMALVGNALLILLIHSEPRLWTPMYSFISQLSLMDLMYISVTVPKMLVGQVTGDHIISSTGCGIQMFFYLTLAGAECFLLSAMAYDRYAAICRPLHYPLLMNHRVCRLMVSGCWFLGTLDGLLLTPITMSFSFCKSRKILSFFCEIPALLRLSCSDVSLYKMLIYLCCILMLLVPTLVISSSYTLILLLIRRTSSAKGRRKALATCSSHMTVVLLFFGATVYTYMLPSFYHTVQQDMMVSAVYTILTPLLNPLIYSLRNKDITLTLRKLVQSRWCRRRVVRGNLRGSAWE; from the coding sequence ATGGAATCAAACTTGAGCACCAGTTTCATCCTTGTAGGGCTCTTTGGGGACACCCCAAATGCCACGCTCCTTTATATTATGACCTTCATCATTTTCTTGATGGCCCTAGTTGGGAACGCCCTCCTCATTCTTCTCATCCACTCAGAGCCCCGCCTCTGGACCCCCATGTACTCCTTCATCAGCCAGCTGTCTCTCATGGATCTCATGTACATCTCTGTGACCGTGCCCAAGATGCTGGTGGGACAGGTCACAGGAGACCATATCATCTCCTCCACAGGCTGTGGCATCCAGATGTTCTTCTACCTGACCCTGGCAggagctgaatgttttcttctgtCAGCCATGGCCTACGACCGATATGCTGCCATCTGTAGACCTCTGCATTACCCACTGTTGATGAACCACAGGGTCTGCCGGCTGATGGTGTCCGGATGCTGGTTCCTGGGAACACTGGATGGCTTGCTGCTTACCCCCATCACCATGAGCTTCTCCTTCTGCAAGTCTAGGAAGATCCTGAGCTTCTTCTGTGAGATCCCTGCCCTGCTGAGGCTCTCCTGTTCGGACGTCTCCCTCTACAAGATGCTCATATACCTGTGCTGCATCCTCATGCTCCTCGTGCCCACCCTGGTCATCTCCAGCTCCTACACCCTCATCCTGCTCCTCATCCGCAGGACAAGCTCAGCCAAGGGCCGCAGGAAGGCGCTGGCCACCTGCTCCTCCCACATGACCGTGGTGTTGCTCTTCTTTGGTGCCACTGTCTACACCTACATGCTCCCCAGCTTCTATCACACAGTGCAGCAGGATATGATGGTGTCAGCCGTCTACACCATCCTCACTCCCTTGCTGAACCCCCTCATCTACAGCCTCCGCAACAAAGACATCACGTTGACTCTAAGGAAACTGGTTCAGTCAAGGTGGTGCCGCCGAAGGGTCGTGAGAGGAAACCTAAGAGGGAGTGCCTGGGAGTGA